TCCCGGTGGTAGATGTGCAGGGTATGCAGCTTCTCGAGGATGCGTGCGGCATCGAGCATCACCTGCACGGCCTCGGGTTCCGAAAACGGCCGCTCCCGGCCGATCAGCCTGCCCACCAGGGAGCCGCCCTGCACCTTTTCCTCGGCCACCCAGGGAAAGTCGGTCTCCCAGTTGAGGTGGAAGATGCGCGGCAACTGCTCGAACTGCAGTTCCTTGAGCGCCTTGATCTCCGACTTGAGGTTCGCGGCGCGGCGCCCGAAGCGCGGGATGTAGACGCGCACCTGCGCCTCGGCGGTGCGGTCTCTGTCGAACGCCGCGAAGGTGATGGCGAACGGGGTGACGCGTGCGATCTTCTCGAGCGAGAACCGGTCGGCGAGCACGGCCCCGGGCAGCGGAATGCCGCACTTGGGGCACGCGCCGGGCGCGCCCTCTATCCCGTGCTGGCAAAGGTGATTAGGGCATTTCATGCTTGCACCCTTACCGTATGCCCGGTCGCTTCCGGTTTGATTAGCTGCGAGGTTGCGCTTGCCTTGCGCGACTGTTTCCGCCATTGCGGTGTGTCCCCCTAGGCCGGTCCTTCGACCCCGTAAATTGTGTGTCGGATCACGAGCGGGGGATCTGGAGCCCTGCATGCCATAATGAGGGCCGTGAACGGACCGGGACCCCAGATCCGCATCCTGACGGCAGACCTCCCCGAAGTCGCCACTGACGGGCTGGCCGTCGGGCTGTTCGAGGGCCAGCGAGCCGAGCCGGAATCGCCCGATCCGCTGCTGCGCGCGATCGCCAGGGTCGTGGGTCTGGGCGACTTCCACGGCAAGTTCCTGCAGACGTGTCTGGTGTATCCCGAGGGCTTCGCCGCGCCGCGCCTGCTGCTTGTGGGCCTGGGCAAGGCCGACGAGTTCAACCGCGACCGGGCGCGCAAGGCGGCGGGCGCTGCGGCGACGCGCATGCGCGATCTCGGCGCGAAGCGCGCGGCGCTGCGGCCGGCCGGCGGAGGGGATCGGCTGCCCTGGCGCGATGCCGTGCGCTGCGCGGTCGAGGGCGCCTACCTCGGTCTCTACCAGCACTGGGAGTTCAAGACCGAGAAGCGCGACGAGATCAATGCACTCGACGAACTCTCGCTGCTGGTACCGGCCGCCGAGGCCGAGTCGGCCGGCACCGAGGCGCGGGACGCCGCGGTCGTCTGCCAGGCGGTCAACTGGATCCGCACCCTGGTGAACCGGCCGGGCAACGCGCTCACCGCGGCCGCCTTCGCCGAGGAGGCGCGGGCCATGGCGGCGGAGCGGCCGGGCATAAGGTGCACCATCCTGGGACGCGACGAGATCCGGGAACTCGGGATGGGCTGCTTCGCCGGGGTCAACGCCGGCAGCGCCGACCCGCCGCGCCTCATCGTGCTCGAATACGACGGCGAGCGGGATGGCAAGCCCCTCGCCCTGGTCGGCAAGGGTATCACTTTCGACACCGGCGGCCTCGACATCAAGGCCAAGGCCGGCATGGAGCAGATGAAGGACGACATGTCCGGCGGAGCGGCCGTCGTGGGGACCATCCGCGCCGCCGCCGACCTGGGCCTGCCGATTCGCCTGGTGGGCATCGTGCCCGCGACCGACAACATGCCGGGCTCGCATGCGATCAAGCCCGGGGACGTGCTCAAGAGTTACTCGGGCCTTACCGTGGAGGTCGGCAACACCGACGCCGAGGGCCGCCTGGTCCTGGCCGACGGTCTGGCCTATGCCTGCAAGCAGTTCGGTCCGCGGGCCGTCGTGGACATGGCGACGCTGACCGGTTCGGTCTACGTGGCGCTGGGATCGGTGGCGACCGGCATGTTCACGCTTGACGATCGCATGGCGCGAGTGCTCGAGGGGGCCGCCGAGGCCACGGGCGAGCGCATCTGGCGCCTGCCGCTGTGGCCCGAGCACGAAGATCTCGTCGACAGCGACATCGCCGACATCCGCAACCAGGGCGAACCCGGCGACAGCGACGGCATCGCCGCCGCGGTATTCCTCAAGCGCTTCGTGGGCGACCTGCCCTGGGTGCACCTGGACATCGCCGGTACGTCGTGGGCGGACAAGAAACAGCCGTACATCCCCAAGGGCGGCACCGGCGTGGGCGTGCGCCTGCTGATCGAGGCGCTGCGCAACGGCCTATGACCGGTCAGACGCTGGAAGCCATCCGGGTCGAACCTGCGGATCCCCGGTTTGGCGCTGCACTGCTGGCGCGAGGCGCCGCGCACTGGGCCGATCCGGCCTTCCCCTACGCCCTGGCCGGCGCGGGAACCGCCGCCAGGGGGGCCGCGGCCGCGCCCGAAGCCCTCGAGGAGGATCTGGCGGATGTCTCGGGCAACGGGCATCAGCCCGAGGCGGAGGCGAGCGCCGAGATGATTGCCGGGCCTGGAGCCGGAGCCCGGGCGGAGGCGCCGGCGACCGGGGCGGAGCCGCCCGGGGCCGGGGCGGGCGCGCCGCCCCCGGAGGCCGTCGCCGCCGTATCGGCTGCCGTCTACGTCCTCTCGGGACAGGAGCCGGGCGCCATCGGGGTGATCGTGCGCCCGGGCTACCTCGAGGGCGAACCGGTACTCGTGGCGCTGTTGCGCGATCTGGCCCTCCCGCCGGACGAGGCCGGCGCACGGGTGCTGCTGGAAGCGGCCCTTGGCTTCGCGCGGGAGCGCGGCGCGCGGGTGGCAGCGGCGGGATCCCGCACCGGCGATGCGCCGGCGCCCGGCCTGGCCGCGGGTTTCGGGGACGTGCCGGCGTTCCGCAAGGTGGCCGATTTCCGCGCCGTCCGCGTGGTTCCGGCTCTCTGGCGCCTGGAGGAACCCGAGTACAAGGTCCTCGGGGCCACCAAGACAGAGGTGCCGGCGCTGGCCTACATGCTCGACTACTACCGCCAGGGCCTCGCCTTGGCCGCTCCGGTGGACGAGGCCGCCTTCGTCGCGGGTATCGACCGCTGCCCGAACCTCAAGGTCGGGGATTTCCGCATCGCCCGCTACAAGACCGAACTGGCGGCGATGGTCGCCGTCTGGGAGCCGGGCGCCGCCTTGCCGGTGTCGCTCGCGGGCCCGGGGCCGGCCGAAGCGCTGATGGCTGGCCTGGGCAAGGTCCTCGGCCGGTTTTCGCCCTGCCCGCGCCTGCCCGGTGCGGGCGGCGCGCTGCGCGTGCGCTTCGTGCGCAATTTCGCGGCCAAGCAGGGCCATCCCACGGTGTTCAAGTACCTGGTGGACCGGGTGGCCAACGAGGCGCGCAAGGCCGGTGCCCACGCTTTCGAGGTCGTGCTGCCGGCCGGCGACGAACTGCTTTCGCAGGTGCGCGGCCAAGTGCGGCGCGTGCGCAATCCGTCGGTGTGGGCGGCCGCCCTCGCGCCGGACATTGACCTGGGCGAGATGGGCCCGGTGGATCCCAACATCCTCGATCCGGGATTCTGAACCTCCAGAGGAATCCAGCCGGGCATGGGCCGGTCGCCCTCGGCGCAACGAAGCAGGCGGCCGTCCTGGCCGCCCCGGCCCCGCCGGCCCTAGCGGCCCACGCTGATCTGGTAGCCGCCGTTGGGGTTGGAGCGGATGAACTTGCCCAGGTCGGCCGCCGAGACGCTGCTGACGCGCCGATCGGCCGGGTCGTGCACGAGGAACCGGCCGCTCTCGTCGATGCCGTACACCAGGACGTAGTGCCCCGACGAGCGGTTGGGATCTTCGTGGGGCGCCATCGCGAAGTAGTCGCCGTTGGCGATCACCATCTTGCCGGCCCGCAATTCCTCGGCGATCCAGTCCACATTGGCCCCGGGGCCCCGCGTCTGGGGCTGCAAGCCCAGGGCCTGCGCCATGGTCGAGATGCCGTTGACGCCGGTGCCATTCTCGGTGGTGCGGCCGATGCCGCCCAGATGGTTGATCAGCTTGGCATCCGAGAGGTCCCCGCGGTAGCCGATGGCCCGGGCCACCATCGCCATGCTGGCGGGCCCGCAGTTGGACGGGCCGTTGGTGTAGCCCTGCTCCCGGCCGGCCGGCGAGTACTGGTTGATGTAGGGCGCCTGGCCGAGAGCGGGCGCGGGCGGCGCTTCGGGCGCCGGTTCGGGAGCCGGCGGCGCCTCGGGAGCCGGTGGGGGCGCCGCCGGAGCGGCCCCCTCCCCCGGGATCGTCAGCACCTGCCCCGGCCGGATGAGACCGGGATCCCCGCCGATGATGTCGCGATTGGCCTCGTACAGGTCGCGCCACCGGTTGCCGTCGCCCAGTTCGCGCGCCGCGATCGCCCACAGGCTGTCGCCGCTGGCCACCGTGTAGGTGCGCACCGCGGCCGGTGCGGGCGGCGGTGCGGGCGCCGGAGCCTCTGCTGGCGCCGGTGCCGGAGCGGGTGCCGGTGCCGGAGCGGGTGCGGGAACCGGTGCGGCCGCCGGAGCCGGAGCAGGAGCAGGTACCGGTGCAGCTACCGGTGCCAGTGCAGGCGCGACGGGCGCCGGCGGAACCCCTCGCCGCTCGAGTTCGGCCAGCAGGGCGCGCAACTCGGTCCACAGCCCCGGCCGCGCCGGCGCGACGGTCATGCCCTGCATCGGCCCGATGGGCAGCGGCGTCCACTCCGGCCGCCCGCTCCCGGGCAACCGCGCCGCCTGCGCCGTCCCTGCCGATCCGTTCCGCCGGGGCCCGGGCCGCCGCACGGCGCTTCCCGGACCGGCGACACCTGCAATCGCCACCGCTCACCCTTTCCCTGATCCTGGGTCCCATCCCTCTATCCGCCGGGAGCGCCCGAATTCGGTAAGGGGAGCGCTAAGGTCGCGTTAATTACGGGCTAAATGGGCGGACGCAGCGGGTAGTCGGGCTGGGCGCGGAAGTGCTCCTCGAGCGCGCCCATGACCGCCAGGACGATGTCCTCGCGCCAGTGGCGGGCCGCCACATGGACGCCCACGGGCAGTCCCGCGCTGCCCTGCTCGACCTTGCGCGCCGCCGCGAGGCAGATGTCCCGCGTCTCGGGCCGGTCGCTCTCCTCTCCCGGCCGCACCCGGGTCGCCGCCACGACGCCGGCCGGGACGCCCAGCACGTTGTAGTAGGCGGCGCCGGCGTGCGAGGGGCCCAGGTCGGCCGTGGAGCCGTGGGTGAGCGCCGCCAGCGGAGCGGGTGGGCACAAGATGGCGTCGAAGCGCCGCTGCCGCCAGTCGGCCATGACCTCCCGCACCAGGCCGCGCCGCTCCTCGAGAATTCGGTTGTACGCGCACAAGGAGATCTCCCGGATGTCCAGGTACGGCATGATCACCCGCTGGCCGGACCGGGTGGCCTTCCACCTGAAGTAGCCTCGCAGGAGGGGATTGAGCCGGGCGATCTTCAGCATGCGCTCCATTCGGTAATCCAGGGTGCTGCCCGCCGCGGCCTCGAGGAGGCCCTCACCGCCATCGCCGCCGATGAACATCAGCCAGAAATGGAGGAACCGCTCGACGTGCGGCGGTTGCCAAGGCTCGACCTCGGCGCCGCGCGCCCGCAGGGCGGCCGCGGCCTCGCGCACGGCCCGGCGGATGGCCGGGGAAGCCGGGTAGAAGCTATCCTCCTCGTAAAAGCCGATGCGGAGCTTCGAGACGTCCACCGCGGCGGGGTCGCGCCACGGCACGGGTGGCACGGAGAAGTCGACGTCCTCGAGTCCCGGCGCGGCCAGCACGTCCATCACCCGCGCCAGGTCGGCGACCGACCGGGCCAGCGGACCGGACTGCGCCGGCATTGCCTCCTGGCGGTCGTTGGGATCGAACGCGCCGATGCTGGCCAGGCGGCGCGACGTGGGCTTGAGCGTGCTGATGCCGCAGACGTGCGCGGGATTGCGCAGGCTGCCGCCGATGTCGCCGCCCAGCCCGAAGGCGGCCCCGCCGGCCGCCACGATGGCGGCGTCGCCGCCGCTGCTGCCGCCCGGCGCCCGGCCGAGATCCCAGGGGTTGTTCGTGCGGCCGTAGACCGGGTTGTCGCACTCCGAGGACATCATGAACTGGGGGATGTTGCCCTTGCCGAGCACGATGGCGCCGGCGGCCCGCAAGCGCGCCACGTGCACGCCGTCCTCGGCGCAGGCCTGCCCCTTGCGGTTGGTCAGCCCGATGGTCCACGGACTGCCCGCCAGGCCCTGGCATTCCTTGACCGTGATGGGCACGCCATGCAGGGGCCCGAGGGCCTCGCCGGCCAGGCGCCTCGCGTCGGCGGCCGCGGCTTCCCGCAACGCCTCGTCGAAGAGCGTGAAGATCACGGCGTTGAGCTTGGGATTGACCTCCTCGACGCGCCGGATGTGCGCCTCCACTGCTTCCCGGGCCGAGACTTCCCCGGCGCGCAGGGCTCCCGCGAGGTCGGTCGCCGAGAGGGTGTTGAGGTCGCGCGTCGCAGTCAGGTCTGGCATGCCGCCAGTATAGTCCGACCCGCGCCACGAACGCCTCGGGCGGGGCCGGCAACATCCCCGCAACACGCGGCGCCGGCCATGGGGGGCCGAATGTGAACAGCGCCTTCCGCGCCGCTCCCGGCCCTTCCATGTATGCGGCCTTCAGCGGAGCGAGGGTTCATCTTTCAGCAAACCTCACGCGACCTTGGCGTGACTCCCGTCACACATAATGCGTTTGTCAGTCGGTAAGGAGAGGGAAGGAGCCCGAATTGCAGGTGAACGGAGTCGCCCGGTCTCAAACCCCGATGGGAGGAGCCACTCCAGCAATGCCCGCAACGCAAGCGGTCAAGGCGTCATCTGCCGTTCCGGAATCCATGCAGATGTCGCGGGCGACCCCGGCATCCCCTGCCAAGCCGGAAAGCCCGCCGGCGGGAGCGGCTCCACACCCGACGAAGGGGAGGATGATCGATATCCAGGTGTAAGGCCGGAAATCCTCACCGACCCGCCTCGACCCAAAGAGGCCGCCGGGCCCCGCCCCTCCGCGGGGCCCGTCACTATTCCAGCCGTCCGGAGCGGCTACTTCCCGGCGATCGTCAGGCCGCCGACCAGCACCGAGGGGCAAGTGGTCCCCGATGGCTGTGTCTCGACGTCGTCGGCCAGGGCCTCGATCTGCTCCAGCAGGCGATAGAAGTTGCCCGAGACCGTGAACAGGTGGATCGGGTGCCGATCGCCGCCCGAATGCAGGAAGCCTTCGGCCTGCAGCGAGAAGTCCCCCGACACGATGCTGGCGCCGGCGTGTAGGCCCATGAGTTCGGTCACGTACACCACCTGCGGCGCGGAGGCCAGGAGCGCTTCCCGGGCCGCGGCGCCGGCCCGCACGACCAGGTTCGACGGGCTCACGTGCACCGTACCGGAGTAGCCGCCCCGCGAGGCGTGGCCGGTGGAGCGGGTGGCCGCCTTGCGGGCGGTCTGCGCGTTGTGCAGGAAGCCCGCGAAGACGCCCTCGGAGATCAGCGGGAACGGCCGCGAAACGCAGCCCTCGTCGTCGAACGGCCGCGAGGCGAAGCCGCCGGGCCGCAGCGGATCGTCGACCAGAGTGAACGCGGGCGCGGCGACCTGGCCGCCCTCGCGGCCCACGAGCAACGACTTGCCCTCCTGGGCGGCCTTCCCCGAGAAGATGCCGCAGAAGGTGTCCAGCAGCGACGCGAAGGCCTCCGGGTGGAACGCCACGGGGTAGTGGCCGCTCTCCAGCGTCCGCGAACCCAGCTTCTCGACCGAACGGCGCACGGCCTCGCGGGCGATCGCCTCGGCGTCCAGTTCCTCGAACGCCCGCGCCCGCTTGTAGTGGGCCGCCATCTTGTTCTCGGTGCCATGCGAAGCCTTGGGCATGCACCCGCCGCCCGCGATGCTGCCGCGGTACTGCCGGTCCACCCCCAGGGTCGAGGCCACACGCAGGAAGGCGTCCACGTCGGCGTAGCTGACGCCCGTGACCGTCTCGATGCGGGCGTCGGCGCCGCGGGCCACGCGGTCGAGGGCGAGCGCGAACGCGACCTTCTCGGGCACCGGCACCTCGGCCAGGCTCGGGTTGTACAGGGCCACGTCGGGCGTCTCGCCGGCGAAGCGCTCGAGGCCCGCCGAATCGTCGGGTGGCAGGAGCGCCGCGTTGGCCCCGGCGCGCTCGAGGGCGGCCACCAGGTGCTCGGGCGCCAACGACTCGGTGAACGCGTAGCCCACCCGCCCTTCGCTCACGACGCGAATGCCGATGCCGCGCGGCGCGGACAGGTTGAAGGCCTCGACCTCGCCGTCCTGCACGGACACGCGCGTGGCGCGGGCGGAAGACACGAATAGCTCGGCGTCGACGCGCCGCGCCACCGCCGCGTCGAGCAGGATCGCCACCTCGGCGTCGAAGGTGGCCGGATCGCGCGTTTCGGCCAGCGCGCTCATCGTCCGCCCACCGTGATCTCGTCGACCAGGAGCGCCGGCTGGCCCACGGTGACCGGGACGTTGCCGCTCACCGAGCCGCACATGCCGGCCGCCAGCTCGAGATCGCGGCCGACCTTCGAGATCTTCATCAGGATGTCCGCGCCATTGCCGATGAGCATCGCGCCCCGCACCGGTTCGGCCAGCTTGCCGTCGCGGATCATGTAGGCCTCGCGGACCGCGAAGTTGAAGTCGCCCGTGCCCGGCTTGACCGATCCGCCGCCCATCCGCTTGGCATACAGCCCGAGCGGGACGTCGGCGATGAGCTCTTCGAGCGACGCGTCGCCCGGGGCGATGAAGGTGTTGCGCATGCGCGATCCCGGCGGCTGCCGGTAGCTCTGGCGCCGCGCCGATCCGGTGCGGGCGTACTGCTGCGTCTTGATCTCGCCCAGCCGATCCACCATGTAGCTCTCCAGGATGCCTTCGCGAATGAGCACGGTGCGCTGCACTGGCATACCTTCGTCGTCCACGCCCAGCGAGCCCCACTCGTTTTCCAGCGTGCCGTCGTCGATGGCCGTCACGGCGGGATGGGCGATCTGCTGGCCCATCTTGTCCGACAGGATGGACACGCGCGGCGCGACCGACGTCGTCTCCAGCAGGTGCCCGCAGGCCTCGTGGAAGATGACGCCGCCGAAGCCCTTATCGATGACCACCGGCATGCGCCCGGCCTTGCAGTAGTCGGCCGAGAGCATCAGGACCGCGGCCTCGGCCGCCTCGCGGGCGAGTTCCTCGACCTCGAGGGAGTCGACGAACTCGAAGCCGGCCAGGCGGCCCGGACTGCGGTGCCCTTCCTGCCGCTCGCCCCCGCCGGTGGCGATGGCCTTGATGAAGAACCGCGAATACGGCCGCTCGTCGCAGACGTGGAGGCCCTCGGAATTGGCGATGAGCACGTTCTGCACGGTCTCGGCCAGCGAGACTTCCACCTGGGAGATGAACGAAGAGTAGGCCCGGGCGGTGCGATCGACCAGGTGGAAGAGGTCGATGCGGCGCTGCATCGGCACGTCGCCCGGATATCGCCCCACCGGATGTACCAGGCCGGGCGCCGTGGCCGTCGCCTCGCGGGCCACGACCGTCCCGGAACGCCCCTGCTCGGCGCTCGCGACCGCGCGGGCCACCTCCAGCAGGCCGGCGCGCGACAGGTCGCTGGTGTAGCCGTAGATGGCTCGCTGGCCGTGCACGACGCGGATCCCCGCCCCGAGGGACTGGCCCGACACGGCATCCTTGACGCGCCCGTCCAGGAAGGTCAGGGCCGACTCGCTGCGATCCTCGACGAACAGATCGGCGAAATCCGCCCCGGAAGAGAGCGCCACGCCGATCACCTCGCTGGCCAGGGAGGTGTCGACGGGTGGTTGCCAGCGCATCATGGGATCCCCATCCTACCGTGTTTTTTGCGGATCCGGCGCCTTCGGAGGCTGGACGTCCTTGAGTTGCACGATGCGGGGCGTGACGCCCTTCGCGAAGATCACGGGCACTTCGTCGGGCTTGGCCAGTACGAGGATCTTGCGAGCGAGGTATTCGCTGCCGCGGTACGATCGCGCCTCGGCCACCTTGGCCTGCAGCGCGGCGCGCCTGGCGTCGACTTCGCGCTGTTCGGCCGCCAGGATCAGGTGCTGGCGAGTCAGACGCACTTCCTGGAACACCAGCCTTCCCAGGTTGACGCTCGCCCACGCCAGGCACGCTAGCAGCACCGCGCGGGTCCAGAAGTCCCCGCGCCGGCGCTGTGCGGCAGTCTGTCGGCGGGCCACAACCAAGCGTTCCGGCCGGGCGGCGGTTATGTCCGTTATGCCCGTCACAAACAGCGTAAGCCGTCGGCGGCCGAAAGCGGCAGTGCCAGCGAAGCGGCGGCAGGCCGCCGGGTGCGGCGCCCCGAGGCGCCCCTGTCCGGCTCGGGCCCGAGCACCCATGTAATACTTCCATCATGAATCGCCTCAATCCCTTCCGCGCCACCCTCTTCGATCCGGCCAGGTCCGGCGACCTGGGCGCCGTGCTCTGCCCGCCCTACGACGTCGTCTCGCAGCAGGACCAGTACCGCCTGTACCTGCGCAGCCCTTGCAACGTGATCCGGCTCGAACTCGGGCAGGACCTGCCGGGCGACGACCAGGCGACGAATCGCTACACCCGCGCCAACGAGCAACTCGCCGCGTGGCTGGCCGAAGGCGTATTGCGCGAGGATGAATCGCCCGCGTTCTACCTCTACGTCCAGGAATGGGAGGGCGGCGGCAGCCGCACGTCCTTCTATGCGGCCGTGCGATTGGCCGAGTGGGACAAGGGGGAGGTGATCCCGCACGAGCAGACGCTGTCCGGGCCCAAG
This genomic interval from Candidatus Tanganyikabacteria bacterium contains the following:
- a CDS encoding leucyl aminopeptidase; translated protein: MNGPGPQIRILTADLPEVATDGLAVGLFEGQRAEPESPDPLLRAIARVVGLGDFHGKFLQTCLVYPEGFAAPRLLLVGLGKADEFNRDRARKAAGAAATRMRDLGAKRAALRPAGGGDRLPWRDAVRCAVEGAYLGLYQHWEFKTEKRDEINALDELSLLVPAAEAESAGTEARDAAVVCQAVNWIRTLVNRPGNALTAAAFAEEARAMAAERPGIRCTILGRDEIRELGMGCFAGVNAGSADPPRLIVLEYDGERDGKPLALVGKGITFDTGGLDIKAKAGMEQMKDDMSGGAAVVGTIRAAADLGLPIRLVGIVPATDNMPGSHAIKPGDVLKSYSGLTVEVGNTDAEGRLVLADGLAYACKQFGPRAVVDMATLTGSVYVALGSVATGMFTLDDRMARVLEGAAEATGERIWRLPLWPEHEDLVDSDIADIRNQGEPGDSDGIAAAVFLKRFVGDLPWVHLDIAGTSWADKKQPYIPKGGTGVGVRLLIEALRNGL
- a CDS encoding C39 family peptidase, giving the protein MPGSGRPEWTPLPIGPMQGMTVAPARPGLWTELRALLAELERRGVPPAPVAPALAPVAAPVPAPAPAPAAAPVPAPAPAPAPAPAPAPAEAPAPAPPPAPAAVRTYTVASGDSLWAIAARELGDGNRWRDLYEANRDIIGGDPGLIRPGQVLTIPGEGAAPAAPPPAPEAPPAPEPAPEAPPAPALGQAPYINQYSPAGREQGYTNGPSNCGPASMAMVARAIGYRGDLSDAKLINHLGGIGRTTENGTGVNGISTMAQALGLQPQTRGPGANVDWIAEELRAGKMVIANGDYFAMAPHEDPNRSSGHYVLVYGIDESGRFLVHDPADRRVSSVSAADLGKFIRSNPNGGYQISVGR
- a CDS encoding amidase, with amino-acid sequence MPDLTATRDLNTLSATDLAGALRAGEVSAREAVEAHIRRVEEVNPKLNAVIFTLFDEALREAAAADARRLAGEALGPLHGVPITVKECQGLAGSPWTIGLTNRKGQACAEDGVHVARLRAAGAIVLGKGNIPQFMMSSECDNPVYGRTNNPWDLGRAPGGSSGGDAAIVAAGGAAFGLGGDIGGSLRNPAHVCGISTLKPTSRRLASIGAFDPNDRQEAMPAQSGPLARSVADLARVMDVLAAPGLEDVDFSVPPVPWRDPAAVDVSKLRIGFYEEDSFYPASPAIRRAVREAAAALRARGAEVEPWQPPHVERFLHFWLMFIGGDGGEGLLEAAAGSTLDYRMERMLKIARLNPLLRGYFRWKATRSGQRVIMPYLDIREISLCAYNRILEERRGLVREVMADWRQRRFDAILCPPAPLAALTHGSTADLGPSHAGAAYYNVLGVPAGVVAATRVRPGEESDRPETRDICLAAARKVEQGSAGLPVGVHVAARHWREDIVLAVMGALEEHFRAQPDYPLRPPI
- a CDS encoding TldD/PmbA family protein, whose product is MSALAETRDPATFDAEVAILLDAAVARRVDAELFVSSARATRVSVQDGEVEAFNLSAPRGIGIRVVSEGRVGYAFTESLAPEHLVAALERAGANAALLPPDDSAGLERFAGETPDVALYNPSLAEVPVPEKVAFALALDRVARGADARIETVTGVSYADVDAFLRVASTLGVDRQYRGSIAGGGCMPKASHGTENKMAAHYKRARAFEELDAEAIAREAVRRSVEKLGSRTLESGHYPVAFHPEAFASLLDTFCGIFSGKAAQEGKSLLVGREGGQVAAPAFTLVDDPLRPGGFASRPFDDEGCVSRPFPLISEGVFAGFLHNAQTARKAATRSTGHASRGGYSGTVHVSPSNLVVRAGAAAREALLASAPQVVYVTELMGLHAGASIVSGDFSLQAEGFLHSGGDRHPIHLFTVSGNFYRLLEQIEALADDVETQPSGTTCPSVLVGGLTIAGK
- a CDS encoding TldD/PmbA family protein gives rise to the protein MRWQPPVDTSLASEVIGVALSSGADFADLFVEDRSESALTFLDGRVKDAVSGQSLGAGIRVVHGQRAIYGYTSDLSRAGLLEVARAVASAEQGRSGTVVAREATATAPGLVHPVGRYPGDVPMQRRIDLFHLVDRTARAYSSFISQVEVSLAETVQNVLIANSEGLHVCDERPYSRFFIKAIATGGGERQEGHRSPGRLAGFEFVDSLEVEELAREAAEAAVLMLSADYCKAGRMPVVIDKGFGGVIFHEACGHLLETTSVAPRVSILSDKMGQQIAHPAVTAIDDGTLENEWGSLGVDDEGMPVQRTVLIREGILESYMVDRLGEIKTQQYARTGSARRQSYRQPPGSRMRNTFIAPGDASLEELIADVPLGLYAKRMGGGSVKPGTGDFNFAVREAYMIRDGKLAEPVRGAMLIGNGADILMKISKVGRDLELAAGMCGSVSGNVPVTVGQPALLVDEITVGGR